TTCATGCATCCTTTCGAAAGGTTTTAAGGATGGTAATTATTAGTGGATTAAAAGTGAGGATAGAAAATGCTTTATTGCTAGGAATCACACATAAAAAAACGGTCTCCCCTTACGTAATCGCAAGGGAAGACCGATATACTGTATATCTGCATTAAATCTCAGGGTAGATCATTTCTAACATGGTGGACAGATTCTGACTCTGACCGGGTTCTATCGTTAAGAGGCCTGTGAAGGAAACATCCTCGGATACATTCGGTGCATTCGCGAGCCATGTATAGGGCTCAATGCACAGAAATTGATCTGCTGGTCCTTTAGTATATAGCACCCAGTGACGGAATAGATTCTCGTCAGCAGTATAGCGGAGGCCGTAACCATCATCACGTAATAATAAGGCTTCTACCGGTTGTTTTTCTCCAATACGTAGAGCAGTATCAAAATTAGTTCCCTGCATGTTCATTCCAGTGTTCAAGGCTTCCAGATCACCGAGTGGAATTAGATTGCCGCTAGGGAGCAACTCATCGTTCAGTTCATAAATACTATTTACTGGAAGTTTAAGATTCCAGCGCTCAGGTTCTCCATCAATCATAAACCAGGTGTGATAACCGATCCCAAAAGGAATCCGATGATCTCCGAGATTTGTAACCTTTAAAATTTGGGTAAGCCGGGCTTCCTGAAGCCTAAATGTCATTTCGAATTTGAGTGGGAAAGGGAATTGCTCCATCCAGTGTGGATCATCTTCCGTTCGGAATTCAGTAGTGACCGCGCAACCATCCTCATCTTCTTCAATATCGCTGACACACCAGGCCTGAGTTCGGTGTAGACCATGAATATGGTTGTCATTAGCGGTATTCTGGTCAAATTGATAACTTGTACCCTCGAATTGAAATTGGCCCTTACGAATTCTTCCGGGTGGGATTAAGAGCGGCATGCCAAAATGGTAAGGTTTTTGCAAAAAGAATGCTTGATCACTCTCATCAGGCTGTCGTAGAATTTCCCGTTGCTCCTTTACATCAAACAATGAAATCACGTTATTTCCTAGTCGCGGCAAAAGCGTGACTTCCAGTTGACGGCTGTGCAAAATATAAGTATCATAACCGCCCCACTGCCCTTTGGTCACCTGTTTCATGAGATATGCTCCTTTATCGTAACTGTAATCGAATAGAACATGGATAACCTTATCATAACAGATTTATACGGTAGTGGTTAAGTGATTTGACAACTTCTCTTTATGGTTCTATGATGAAGGCATTAATTCATGATGAAAATGTGATGACGGGGATAAGTAGGCAGGCATTGTACCTTCAGAAAGCCGGTGGTTGATGCGAACCGGTAGGACACTCCTGATGAATGGACCCCTGAGCGCCGAGCTTGAACGGGAGCAAGATGCCCTAGTAGACCGGCCGGATCTTCTCCGTTAACAGAAGACTAAGGTTGTTTTCTTCTTGTCTAAACAAGATTAAGCAGCGAATAAGGGTGGCACCACGGTCTCACGTCCCTTGCGGATGAGGCTTTTTTTGCGTTCTCGGAAACTTAGAAATTACATCAAACGGAGGTATAAATTATGATGAAAAAAGTAATGTCAGGCATTCAGCCGAGTGGTTCACTTACTCTGGGAAATTATATTGGAGCGTTGAAAAATTTTGTGAAGCTGCAAGATGATCATCAATGTTTCTTTATGGTTGTCGATATGCATGCGATCACTGTAGCTCAAGATCCTGCGGCGCTGCGTGAGCAGTCAGAGTCTGTAGCGGCCCTCTTTATTGCAGCGGGAATTGATCCTACACGTTCTAATGTTTATATGCAGTCGCATGTGCCACAACACGCTGAACTGGGCTGGATCATGACGACACTTACAGCAATGGGCGAACTGGAGCGTATGACTCAGTTTAAAGATAAATCATCAGGTAAGGATTCAGTTGGTGCTGGTCTATTCGTGTATCCTTCCTTGATGGCCGCAGATATTCTTGTTTATAATGCAGATCTTGTGCCAGTAGGAGAAGATCAGAAGCAACATTTGGAGCTGACTCGTGATTTAGCTGGCCGCTTCAATAATCGTTTTGGCGAATTCTTTACCATTCCTGAGCCGTATATTCCAGAAGTGGGTGCGCGTATTATGTCTCTGGACGATGGCACTAAAAAAATGAGCAAGAGTAATCCGAACGCAGGAAGCTATATTGCTCTGTTAGATTCACCGGACGTGATCCGTAAAAAAATCAGCCGTGCAACGACTGATTCGGGACGTGAAGTAATCTTTGATCCAGCTAATAAGCCAGAGATCAGTAATTTAATGAGTATTTATTCCGAATGTTCTGGAATGACACTCCAGCAAATTGCCGATCGTTATGAAGGACAAATGTATGGCGGTTTTAAGAAGGAGCTTGCTGAAGTGGTTGTATCCACGCTTGAGCCTTTACAACAAAGATATAATGAAATTCGCAGCTCGGGTGCGATCACAGATATTCTTGCTGAAGGCGCTGATCGCGCACGCATTGTTGCAGCGGATACGCTGAATGGAGTAAAAGAGCGGATGGGATTTCTGCCAGCTCGTTAATCTAATCAGCGCTTAGGCTTTCCTGTTTGCGTCTGAGCTTGGCTTTGAGGATAAATCCCCATCCAATATTCATTACGCAGAGAAACCCAAGAAGAAGTGCCAGCCAGAAGCTATAACTGATCGCGATTGAAGCGGCAGTGAGAATAAGAATAGAAGAACAAGCGAACCAAAGTGAAAGTCCTTTACCCATTAGGAGAGCCTTCCTTTCTGCATCTGCTAAAATGAATCCCGGAGTATAATAATACTCCGGGATTTTTTGTGATTATAGAATAGATCTCTGCGTAAGTCTACAGTTTCATCGTAAAGAACTAGGATCAATGGAAAATCGTTTGTCGAGCTTCTCGCTGCTAAGCCAGCCTACATAAGTATTTAAAGGTTGATATTGGTTGTCCATAACTAATACGGCCACAAAAGGGTATTGTTTGCGGTGCAAATAACGCACATCCCCCCAGCGTACGATATATCCTGAAGGAAGCTCCTCCACTTCGGCTACTGCATAAGAGGTGAAGTATAGAAAGGACTGAATATCAGGGTGTGACTTAGATATCTCCACAGCGGGATGATTCGAGCATACAGCATGCTTGAACCATTCCAGTCGGTTATTCACTAGCTGCCCAACATCATAGCTGCCATCTTTTTTTACTTTAACAACGTTCCAGCGTTTAAGTGAGATTGTAGGGATTACAATATAACGTTCGCCGACATTATGGTGTAAATCTTTAAGCTTGATATTACGCGTAAGGCGTGCGTGAACGACGGTTCTCCATACATAATAAAGAATAGTACAGGCATAGAGCGTAATAAATAAAGGTTTAGGCGGAACGATTCCGGTGATCCAGAGAAGGATAGCTGCGATATGGCTACCAAATATAAACGGATCAAAAATGTGGATGATGTTCCATGCAATCCATTTCTCCGTGAATGGACGAGCAGCCTGAGTTCCGTAGGTATTAAATAGATCAGAGAATACATGAACACCTACACCGATGAAGCTCCAGAGCGCAATATGGCTTAGGGCTTGTAAATCAGTAAAACTAAATAATGGCCCTAGCACGAAGGAAATCAGGGCGGGCCACAGAATTAGAAAGGGTAGGGAATGTGTGATTCCACGGTGATTACGGATATACAATGCATTGTCCTTCAGTCGTAGTGCAGTATCGGCATCAGGAGCCTGAGAGGCGAGAACCGTTGCCAGCATAACAGCTCCGGCCAGTTTCGGATCAGCGGCAACGATGGGATCAACGAAGGAAAGCCCAGCTAAGCCTAGGCCCATAACTAAATGTGTAGCGGTATCCATTGGTCAGTTCTCCTTTGATGTTCGGAAGTTCTCTATTTAATAATTACCCAAATACAGCTCGGGTTATTAAGCGAATTGAAATAAATATGAAATAAATATTGTCACGTAATTGTCGAATTCATGAACTTACTGTCCCATGACTGTCAAAGTCTTCACGGGTTTGATATGATAAAGTTAACAGCGAAGTCTTAAATATACTTCGGTAAGAACGTTAATGTTCGTTTAGAAGGAGGATCATTAGGTGTGGACAATCCATTAACATTTCAAGCTTCTTCCGACTCTGCAGCCATGTCTGCAAAATCTCCACCGGAAGGCGCTAGCTGGCGTGATTTCATTGCCGTAACAAAACCCGGTATTATCCGATCTAACCTCATTGCTGCCTTTGCGGGATATTGGCTGGCCTCGGGTTGGGATGTTCATTACGGCAGATTGGTTCTAACTCTGCTTGGTACAATGCTGGTTATGGCTTCGGCCTGCGTTTTTAATAATTATTTCGACCGTGATCTAGACATGAAGATGGAAAGAACCCGTGAACGGGGACTTCCTACAGGACGACTAAAACCAAACACTGTATTATTATACGCCATTGGGCTTGGTATTGCAGGTTTGATCGTGCTGTTTGCTTTTTCTGGTATGCTTGCCGGTCTGTTTGGAATTGTTGGTATGTTCGTTTACGTTGTAGTATACACCCTTTGGTTGAAGCGGACATCTACATGGAGCACATCAGTAGGTGCAATTTCTGGAGCAATGCCCCCGGTAATTGGTTATGTTGCGGTTTCAGGAACCGTTGATCTAGGTGCTTGGCTGATTTTTGCTATGTTGTTTTTATGGCAGCCTCCTCACTTCTGGGCTTTGGGTATAAGACGTAAAGAAGAATATAGAGCAGCAGGATTTCCATTGCTACCTGTAGTTAAAGGAACACGGCGTACAAAATTTCAGATGATTCCTTATGTAGCGCTTTTGCTTCCTATTCCAGTGTTAATGTATGCCTACGATTATGCGGGCATATTTTATCTAATCATTTCAACAGCGTTGTCCTTGGCTTGGTTAGTGTTGACCTTGATGGGCTTTAAGGCTAAGGATGATGAAGTCTGGGCGAAGAAGAACTTCCTCTTCTCCATCAACTATCTGACAGTTAGTTTGATCGTACTTGTATTGAATACAATTCACGGTTAGAAGAGGGAGGGTATACGTGTCCGTGCAGACCTTTAAACGTTATAAATGGACTTGGCTTCTACTATTACTTGCTTTGATTATGGCTGGTTATCTGGCAGTTAACTCTTTGAATTTAGGGAAAGAAAAACTGCCAGTCATCGGAGAAGTACAAGACTTTTCTCTTGAAAATGTGAATGGAGACCAGATTACTCTGGCTGATACACAAGGTAAGGCACGGCTGGTATACTTCTTTTTTACTCAGTGTCCGGATGTATGTCCTATAACTACGTTTATGTTATCTCAAACACAGAAGATTCTGGTTGATGATGGAATTTTTGGTAAAGACGTGGAATTTGTCTCTATCTCTTTTGATCCTAAGAATGACACCCGGGAAGCCATCAAGACGTTTGCAGACCGTTTCCAGGCGAATTATGATGGATGGTATTTTTTGCGGGGGGATCAGGAAGAGGTTCGTAAGCTGGCGACTGATTCTTTTAAAGTATTAATTGCTGGGAATGCCAAAGAAAACTTCGTACATGCCAACCGTATAGCGTTAGTTGATCGAGACAATCGTCTCCGTGCGCTGTATGACGCAGGAGATACGGATAACGTAACCCCTGAATTTCTTGCCGATAGGCTGAAGGAATTGGCTCGGGAATAGAACCTATCAACACAACAAAAACGCCTTTTTCGAATCCCTCTTTTGAAGGGGAAACGAAGAAGGCGTTTATACTTGTTTCAGATTAAAAAAGGAAGTGGTTCGGGGTAGATGATGAATTCTTCCAATCCAGCTTTTTCAAGCTGAGTGATATTGTATTCATCGGGCGTGCCTTCCACCCCAGCATATCCGCGACGAGTATAGATGTGACCGGCATCGGGGAAGGCATCGCGCAGAACACTGCGTATTTTTTTGCCAGAACTGTCGTTATCCAGATAAAGGTATACTTCTCCATCTCCTACTTGGTGCCGGAGTGTCTCTAATTTAAGTGTATTTAATGTACCAAAGGTACATAGGATTTCTACCTCTGGTACCAGCACGCGTCGTAATCTACTGCGATCGTTCTTACCTTCGACAATAATCGTAATGGACATTAGCTGCAATCACCTCCGGAAATGGACACTTGCTTCAGGTTCATTATAGTTTACCGAAGGATCGTCATTTTTAACAACTGATTCTACAGGAAAGTCTTCATTCCCCGGGAAATGTCGTAAAAGCATAGAATCATGCGGCCCGCCCGTTCCATTTGGAAGTGAGGCTCGATAGTTTTCCTGTGTTTTTAGGTGGAAGAAGAAGCAATGCTATCATTAGTACTAGAAAGGCTATGAAGTAAGGAGAAACGAAGGCTCTTAGCTGACCGGCGGCTACGGGTCCAGCGAATGCGCCAAGTGACATGGCTATCGACTGCAAGGAGAAGGTCCGACCCATTCGACCAGGGCCACCTAGACTAATAAAGAGTGAGGCCATTGCAGGAAACAAAATTCCTTTGGCTGCACCGAGCATAAAGAGAATAGCAGCAGCTGGAATACTGTCGAATGAGGCGAGTGCAAAGAAGGAGATGGCCATTCCCAGCAATGCCGCTGCTATTCTTCCTCCTGGAGCAAGACGGTTCAGAAAGAGCATGCTGAGCGTTACCAAAGCACCTAAACTGAGGAGTGACAGTAGTATTCCAGTGGAAAGAATGCTATTGCTCCCTGTTTGAGATAGTGGGAGCTCGAAGAAGAGAACGCCTTGTGAACAGGAAACGAAAAAAGGCAGAAGGTAATAACGTTTAGATACCGGGTCCTCATCCTTCGCTGGAATAGAAGCTTTATCTGGAGTTTTTAATGGTAATTCCGCTGGACTTAGAGGCCTTAATATACGTCTTGAAGGTGCAGGCACGCTGAAAAAAGCCATGATTCCTGTTGCGATAAGTAGCCATCCAAGTGTGGTGAAGGTGCCAGAGTAGCCGGCTTTAGCTACGATAAATGCTCCCGCAGCAGGGGACACAACTGAAGCTAAAGTATGAACAATACCATGTCCGGACATATATTTCCCCTGCTCTGTGGCATCAGATGATAATGAAGCCAGCAGTGTCATACAAGCCGGAGAGAGGAAGGCTAGGACGAATCCACTTGCTGCTCTTAGCATAAGTAGATGCCATGGGAGCTGTGCATGGGCCTGCAGCAGTAGAATGGCTCCTGCAGCGACAAGGCTGAAGACGATGTAGCGGCGGGAGCCATTACGATCGACGAGTACACCTGCGAGCAGATTACCGGGAAGGTGGGTCAATGAGTACATGCCCATCATCCAGCCGATAAAGGTGGGTCCTGCACCAAGAGAGATGGCAAAGGGCGTAAGGACGGGATACTGAGCATGTAAATCGAAGAACGCCAGAAAGAGAAACAAGTAGAGCCACAGCGCAGTTTTCACAGGGAAACACCTCCGAGAGCCACCTACAGCACAAGTAATGCTGGACGGCGTAATTAAGAAGAACAACTTATAGCAGCTACTTGTACTTTACGTGGGACAGAGAGGGCTTATACCGCTTTTTTAAATCCGCTAATAGGGTATACCTTTCATGGAGGGTGGAACCATGAATTATGAGGGGCATTCATGTATAATAATTAATATTGGCGTTATGTCTATGGGAAGAGAGAATCCTTAGGACGAAACTAGGCGATAGGGGTGTTGTGAGATTGATGGATCCAGAGGTATGGTCACAGTTTATAAGGGAAAATTGGCTAGTTATTGTAATTGCGTTAGTCCTGCTGTTTGCGGTTGTTAATTTGGTCAAAACCGTTCTGAAATGGGCGATTGTCATTGTTATTGTTGTAGGTCTATTCATTTATAGTGGTGTTACAATGGACCAAATTGGTAACGCTGTGAATAAGGTAGCGGATGGAACGGTAAGTACGCTGAAGAAGGAAGCGCAAGAGGTCATGCTAAAAGAAGCGCAGGATGCGAAGTACACTTCAAATGGTGATGGGACATTTACGATCACGACACCGAATATTGAAGTGAAGGGCACAGCGGGTGAAGATAAAGTAGAGGTTACTTTCCGAGGAGTAAGTCTTGGAAAGTGGAGTGTTACAGATACGACAAAAACATTTATCGAGGAAGCCCGAAAACATCAATAACAGATTTGAACTGGAAAAAATATAACTTGCGAGCAAGCGGGCGACTGAAAGGGGAGAGAAGATATGATAAACGGGTGGTTGACTAGTTTGAGTGATGCTAATATCATCTCCATCGCCCTCCTGCTGGTTGTAATCTTCTCTTTATTGCAAGGCTGGAGCAGAGGTTTC
This window of the Paenibacillus sp. FSL R10-2734 genome carries:
- a CDS encoding aldose 1-epimerase, translated to MKQVTKGQWGGYDTYILHSRQLEVTLLPRLGNNVISLFDVKEQREILRQPDESDQAFFLQKPYHFGMPLLIPPGRIRKGQFQFEGTSYQFDQNTANDNHIHGLHRTQAWCVSDIEEDEDGCAVTTEFRTEDDPHWMEQFPFPLKFEMTFRLQEARLTQILKVTNLGDHRIPFGIGYHTWFMIDGEPERWNLKLPVNSIYELNDELLPSGNLIPLGDLEALNTGMNMQGTNFDTALRIGEKQPVEALLLRDDGYGLRYTADENLFRHWVLYTKGPADQFLCIEPYTWLANAPNVSEDVSFTGLLTIEPGQSQNLSTMLEMIYPEI
- the trpS gene encoding tryptophan--tRNA ligase, translating into MKKVMSGIQPSGSLTLGNYIGALKNFVKLQDDHQCFFMVVDMHAITVAQDPAALREQSESVAALFIAAGIDPTRSNVYMQSHVPQHAELGWIMTTLTAMGELERMTQFKDKSSGKDSVGAGLFVYPSLMAADILVYNADLVPVGEDQKQHLELTRDLAGRFNNRFGEFFTIPEPYIPEVGARIMSLDDGTKKMSKSNPNAGSYIALLDSPDVIRKKISRATTDSGREVIFDPANKPEISNLMSIYSECSGMTLQQIADRYEGQMYGGFKKELAEVVVSTLEPLQQRYNEIRSSGAITDILAEGADRARIVAADTLNGVKERMGFLPAR
- a CDS encoding metal-dependent hydrolase — its product is MDTATHLVMGLGLAGLSFVDPIVAADPKLAGAVMLATVLASQAPDADTALRLKDNALYIRNHRGITHSLPFLILWPALISFVLGPLFSFTDLQALSHIALWSFIGVGVHVFSDLFNTYGTQAARPFTEKWIAWNIIHIFDPFIFGSHIAAILLWITGIVPPKPLFITLYACTILYYVWRTVVHARLTRNIKLKDLHHNVGERYIVIPTISLKRWNVVKVKKDGSYDVGQLVNNRLEWFKHAVCSNHPAVEISKSHPDIQSFLYFTSYAVAEVEELPSGYIVRWGDVRYLHRKQYPFVAVLVMDNQYQPLNTYVGWLSSEKLDKRFSIDPSSLR
- the cyoE gene encoding heme o synthase → MDNPLTFQASSDSAAMSAKSPPEGASWRDFIAVTKPGIIRSNLIAAFAGYWLASGWDVHYGRLVLTLLGTMLVMASACVFNNYFDRDLDMKMERTRERGLPTGRLKPNTVLLYAIGLGIAGLIVLFAFSGMLAGLFGIVGMFVYVVVYTLWLKRTSTWSTSVGAISGAMPPVIGYVAVSGTVDLGAWLIFAMLFLWQPPHFWALGIRRKEEYRAAGFPLLPVVKGTRRTKFQMIPYVALLLPIPVLMYAYDYAGIFYLIISTALSLAWLVLTLMGFKAKDDEVWAKKNFLFSINYLTVSLIVLVLNTIHG
- a CDS encoding SCO family protein, whose product is MSVQTFKRYKWTWLLLLLALIMAGYLAVNSLNLGKEKLPVIGEVQDFSLENVNGDQITLADTQGKARLVYFFFTQCPDVCPITTFMLSQTQKILVDDGIFGKDVEFVSISFDPKNDTREAIKTFADRFQANYDGWYFLRGDQEEVRKLATDSFKVLIAGNAKENFVHANRIALVDRDNRLRALYDAGDTDNVTPEFLADRLKELARE
- a CDS encoding DNA primase, which codes for MSITIIVEGKNDRSRLRRVLVPEVEILCTFGTLNTLKLETLRHQVGDGEVYLYLDNDSSGKKIRSVLRDAFPDAGHIYTRRGYAGVEGTPDEYNITQLEKAGLEEFIIYPEPLPFLI
- a CDS encoding MFS transporter, producing MKTALWLYLFLFLAFFDLHAQYPVLTPFAISLGAGPTFIGWMMGMYSLTHLPGNLLAGVLVDRNGSRRYIVFSLVAAGAILLLQAHAQLPWHLLMLRAASGFVLAFLSPACMTLLASLSSDATEQGKYMSGHGIVHTLASVVSPAAGAFIVAKAGYSGTFTTLGWLLIATGIMAFFSVPAPSRRILRPLSPAELPLKTPDKASIPAKDEDPVSKRYYLLPFFVSCSQGVLFFELPLSQTGSNSILSTGILLSLLSLGALVTLSMLFLNRLAPGGRIAAALLGMAISFFALASFDSIPAAAILFMLGAAKGILFPAMASLFISLGGPGRMGRTFSLQSIAMSLGAFAGPVAAGQLRAFVSPYFIAFLVLMIALLLLPPKNTGKLSSLTSKWNGRAA